The sequence AGGACGGCGTCGAAGGCCCGGCCGTCCACCGACCAGCCCTCGGGGGTGCGACGCAGCTCGCCCACCGGGTTGTTGCGCCGCAGTTCCACGCCTGCCCGCTCGCAGGCGGCGGCGACCGCGACCGGCAGGGTGCCGATGCCGCCGCGCAGGCCCTGGAAGACCGGTCCGCCCGCCTGCGGCCGGTCCAGCAGCCGGTGCACGCCCTCGACCAGTGAGCCGCCGCCCTGGGCGACGGCGAGCAGCTGGGGGACGGCGGCGCGCAGCGAGATCTCCTCGGCCCGTCCGGCGTAGACGCCGCCGAGCAGCGGTTCGATCAGCCGGTCCACCACCTCCTGGCCGAGCCGCTCGGCCACGTAGGCGCCGATCGCGACATCCGTGCCGAGTTCGGCCGGCTGCTCGGCCCGCACCCGGGCCAGGCCCTGTTCGGTCAGCACGCCGGAGGCGGCCAGCGCGTCCAGGTCGCCCGGTACGCCCATGAGTTGGCCGCCGGGCAGCGGGCGCAGCGCGCCTCGGGTCCAGACGGCGGCCTTGGCGGTGCTGGGCGGCTCCAGGAAGTCGGCCAGGCCGACTTCCCGGGCGAGCTGGACGGCCTCGGGGCGGCGGGCGAGCATCGACTCGGCGCCCAGGTCGACCTGGACCCCGCCGACCTCGCCGGTGCGCAGCTTGCCGCCGAACCGGTCGGTGGCCTCGAAGACCGTGACCGCCGCCCGGGGCGAGCCGTCGGCCACCCCGGCGAGCTGAGCGGCGGCGGTGAGGCCGGCGATGCCGCCGCCGATGACCGCGACCTTGGGTAGTGCTTCTGCCATGCTCCGCAGTCTCGCACCCGCCGAGGGGCGGACCTGGGTGCGGGGTAGGGGTAGCGGATGGTGTTCGTTCTGTGATCGGTTCGCAACCGGAGAGGTGAAACCTCGTCAACTACCGGCCCGTCCAAGGGTGGACGGATTCACCGGCAACGGGGAGGGACACCACATGGAGCATCGGGCAAGAGCCGCCGCCGCACTGGCCGTGGCAGCAGTCATCGGGGTGGCCGGCTGCAGCGCGGGCAGCTCGTCCCACGACAGCGCGGCGGCGCACGGGGCCTACCCGGCCCCGGCCGCAGGCACGGGCGGCGGTGTGGGCGGGGGCGCGGCGACCGGCGCCGCCAAGGTCCCGGGCGCCGCCGGGACCCCCGCACCCGTCCCGAGCGCGGCCGCCGACCGCGCGATGGCCTACACCGGCAAGCTCGACCTACAGGTCGACGACGTCACCACCGCACTGACCCGGGCCCAGGACCTCGCCACCGCCCAGTCCGGCTACGTGCAGCACGAGAACGCCGCCGGCGACACCGCCGAGCTGGTGCTGCGCATCCCGTCCGCCTCCTTCGCGGGCGCGCTGGACCAGCTGGCCGCGCTCGGCAAGGTGCTCGACCGCACCTCCCAGGCCGACGACCTGACCGAGCAGAAGGTGGACCTGGACAGCCGGGTGAAGAGCCAGCAGGCCAGCGTGGACCGGGTGCGGGCGCTGATGCAGGACGCCAAGACGCTGGCCGACGTGGTCTCGTTGGAGAGCGAGCTGAGCAAGCGCGAGGCGGACCTGGAGTCGCTGCAGCGCCAGGCTCAGGAGCTGGCCGGCAAGACCTCGCTCTCCACCGTCACCCTGGAGCTGAGCACCAAGCCGACCCCGGCCGCCCCGCCACCGGTCCCCGCCGCGCCGGCCAAGCCCGGTTTCTGGGGCTCGATCGGCCACGCGCTGGGCGGCGGCTGGCACGTGCTGGTCGCGGTGCTGCACGGTCTGCTGGTCGGGATCGCCGCGCTGACACCGTTCCTGCTGGTGCTCGGGCCGCTCGGCTGGGCGCTGCGCTGGTTCCTCCGGCGCCGTCCGGACCTCGACCGGCGTCGGCCGCGCCCCGCCCCGGCGGAACCGGCGGAACCGGCCGAAGCGGGCGAAGCGGGCGAACCGTCCGAGGCGGGCGGCGCACCCGCCGAGTGATCAGCGCGCGCTGGCCTCGTGCACGAAGGCCACCAGACGGGACAGCGCGTCCGGGTCCATGCTCGGCATGACGCCGTGGCCGAGGTTGAAGATGTGACCGCTGGTGCCCAGCGCGGAGGCCGCGTGCAGCACCTCGCGGGCCTTGGTCTCCACCACCTTGGTGGGGGCGAAGAGCACCGCCGGGTCGAGATTGCCCTGCAGCGCCTTGCCGGGACCGACCCGGCGGGCCGCCTCGTTGAGCGGCACCCGCCAGTCGACGCCGACCACGTCCGCGCCGGCCTCGCCCATCAGTCCGAGCAACTCGCCGGTGCCGACGCCGAAGTGGATCCGCGGCACGCCGTACTCGGCCACCGCGTCGAAGACCTTGGTGCTGGCCGGCATGACGGAGCGCCGGTAGTCGTCCGGCGCCAGCGAGCCGACCCAGGAGTCGAAGAGCTGCACCGCGGAGACACCCGCATCGAGCTGCACCTTGAGGAAGCCGGCGGTGATCACCGCGAGGCGGTCCACCAGCTGCGCCCACAGCTCGGGCTCGCCGTACATCATGGCCTTGGTGCGCTCGTGGCTCTTCGACGGGCCGCCCTCGACCAGGTAGCTGGCCAGCGTGAACGGCGCGCCGGCGAAGCCGATCAGCGGGGTGGCGCCGAGCTCGTCGACCAGCAGGCCGACCGCCTCGGTGATGTAGGGGACGTCGTCCGGCTCCAGCGGGCGCAGCCGCTCGAGGTCGGCGGCGGTGCGGATCGGGTCGGCGATCACCGGGCCGATGCCGGGCTTGATGTCGACGTCGATGCCGACCGCCTTGAGCGGGACCACGATGTCGCTGAAGAAGATCGCCGCGTCCACCTTGTGCCGGCGCACCGGCTGCAGGGTGATCTCCTTGACCAGCTCGGGCCGCATGCAGGACTCGAGCATCGGGATGCCCTCGCGCACCTTGAGGTACTCGGGCAGCGAGCGCCCGGCCTGCCGCATGAACCAGACCGGGGTGTGCGGCACCGGCTCGTGCCGGCAGGCACGCAGGAAGGCGGAGTCGTGCGCGGCACTCCGGCGCGCGGAAGGCTGGGCTGCGGTCGTCTCACTCACCCGGCCATCCTCCCACGCGCCAGGCGCCCCAATGGCGCGGCCCACTCGTGGGATAGTCCAACGACGACCCGGTGAGCTGCGTGCCGGTCCTTAGGGAACTGCCGGGCAGGGCCTAGTCTTCAGCTCATGGCATCGGTCGGTGGGAACCCCTCGCAGCACGGCGGAACGGGCAAGGAGTCGGCGCCGATGGGGTTCCGCAACGCGATCGAAGCGCTCGCGGGCACCTCGCTGCGCCCGGAGGTTCGGCTCTCCCCCACCCCCGCGCCCCGGCGGCTGGCCCCGTACAGCTGGGCGGTGACCGCCGAGGTGGAGGTGGACGGCGAGGAGCTGGCCGACGGCCGCTTCGTGCTGCTGCACGACCCGGCCGGCCAGGAGGCCTGGCACGGCGAGTTCCGGGTGGTCACCATGACCCGGGCCGAGCTGGAGCCGGAGATCGCCGGCGACCCGATGCTCGGCGAGGTGGGCTGGGCCTGGCTGATGGACGCGCTGCAGGCGCACGGCGCGGGCTATGCCGAGCCGGGCGGCACGGTGACCCACTGCGCC is a genomic window of Kitasatospora azatica KCTC 9699 containing:
- the hemG gene encoding protoporphyrinogen oxidase yields the protein MAEALPKVAVIGGGIAGLTAAAQLAGVADGSPRAAVTVFEATDRFGGKLRTGEVGGVQVDLGAESMLARRPEAVQLAREVGLADFLEPPSTAKAAVWTRGALRPLPGGQLMGVPGDLDALAASGVLTEQGLARVRAEQPAELGTDVAIGAYVAERLGQEVVDRLIEPLLGGVYAGRAEEISLRAAVPQLLAVAQGGGSLVEGVHRLLDRPQAGGPVFQGLRGGIGTLPVAVAAACERAGVELRRNNPVGELRRTPEGWSVDGRAFDAVLLTAPAPVAAELLAQAAPAVAAELAGIEYAGMALVTMAFHRADLPAPPPGSGFLVPPVDGRAIKAATFSSQKWGWLDRAAPETFLLRTSLGRYREEAALDLDDAELVKRSLADLREAVGLTAQPYATTVTRWRAGLPQYPVGHQDRVARIRARAAELGGLALAGAAYDGVGIPACIASARRAVDVLLTPAPGAAGTEGTMRA
- the hemE gene encoding uroporphyrinogen decarboxylase; the protein is MSETTAAQPSARRSAAHDSAFLRACRHEPVPHTPVWFMRQAGRSLPEYLKVREGIPMLESCMRPELVKEITLQPVRRHKVDAAIFFSDIVVPLKAVGIDVDIKPGIGPVIADPIRTAADLERLRPLEPDDVPYITEAVGLLVDELGATPLIGFAGAPFTLASYLVEGGPSKSHERTKAMMYGEPELWAQLVDRLAVITAGFLKVQLDAGVSAVQLFDSWVGSLAPDDYRRSVMPASTKVFDAVAEYGVPRIHFGVGTGELLGLMGEAGADVVGVDWRVPLNEAARRVGPGKALQGNLDPAVLFAPTKVVETKAREVLHAASALGTSGHIFNLGHGVMPSMDPDALSRLVAFVHEASAR
- a CDS encoding DUF4349 domain-containing protein codes for the protein MEHRARAAAALAVAAVIGVAGCSAGSSSHDSAAAHGAYPAPAAGTGGGVGGGAATGAAKVPGAAGTPAPVPSAAADRAMAYTGKLDLQVDDVTTALTRAQDLATAQSGYVQHENAAGDTAELVLRIPSASFAGALDQLAALGKVLDRTSQADDLTEQKVDLDSRVKSQQASVDRVRALMQDAKTLADVVSLESELSKREADLESLQRQAQELAGKTSLSTVTLELSTKPTPAAPPPVPAAPAKPGFWGSIGHALGGGWHVLVAVLHGLLVGIAALTPFLLVLGPLGWALRWFLRRRPDLDRRRPRPAPAEPAEPAEAGEAGEPSEAGGAPAE
- a CDS encoding DUF3000 domain-containing protein, which codes for MASVGGNPSQHGGTGKESAPMGFRNAIEALAGTSLRPEVRLSPTPAPRRLAPYSWAVTAEVEVDGEELADGRFVLLHDPAGQEAWHGEFRVVTMTRAELEPEIAGDPMLGEVGWAWLMDALQAHGAGYAEPGGTVTHCASQYFGALAERPASTEIELRASWTPADGRFERHLTAWADLLCVCAGLPPSAPTPLPLPDAPSLGGVVPMPARRRPRSH